The following proteins come from a genomic window of Rutidosis leptorrhynchoides isolate AG116_Rl617_1_P2 chromosome 10, CSIRO_AGI_Rlap_v1, whole genome shotgun sequence:
- the LOC139871415 gene encoding F-box/kelch-repeat protein At2g43445-like — translation MVEVDLCEDTLDEIIARLPPKFILQFRCVSKSWRSRIDSSNFIRKQSIHSAARARRTANVAHQLHLENDVYKLLHGLKPEGPFLELDSLNFPDACNVFDSCYGIFCLYKKAYIPTITLWNPSIRRILNVPNVPYEFCLPYTVVFGFGYDPIADDYSIVGLSFKTTLQTLFLYSTNTNAWSKIDLPKADPPIKVQIPLPCTTQGTIHQSIWIGYLIVISDDGEDRSMWLRKLDNNNVASWSKPFDVNFSDVKRETPVYNIENGEFEVPKAYNPLSGVFRVRVTSSNSCDKYEINSYVETLALLDKENCSTSKETTMFEKILSLFTSL, via the exons ATGGTTGAAGTTGACCTATGTGAAGACACGCTTGATGAAATCATTGCAAGGCTACCACCCAAATTCATCCTCCAATTTAGATGCGTTTCCAAATCATGGCGTTCTCGTATCGATAGCTCCAACTTCATCCGTAAGCAATCTATTCATTCAGCAGCACGAGCTAGGCGAACTGCCAATGTGGCACATCAACTTCATTTAGAAAATGATGTTTATAAACTTTTACACGGATTAAAACCAGAAGGACCATTCTTGGAATTAGATTCACTCAATTTCCCAGATGCTTGCAATGTCTTTGATTCATGTTATGGAATCTTCTGTCTCTATAAAAAAGCATACATCCCTACAATTACTTTGTGGAACCCTTCAATAAGGCGCATACTAAATGTTCCAAACGTTCCTTATGAATTTTGTCTACCGTATACAGTGGTATTTGGGTTTGGCTACGACCCAATCGCAGATGATTACAGCATTGTCGGTTTATCTTTTAAAACCACCTTGCAGACTCTATTTCTTTACTCTACGAACACAAACGCTTGGAGTAAGATTGATCTCCCTAAAGCTGATCCACCCATTAAGGTCCA GATTCCTTTGCCATGTACCACTCAGGGAACTATCCACCAATCAATCTGGATCGGTTATTTGATAGTGATTTCGGACGATGGTGAAGATAGGTCAATGTGGTTAAGGAAATTAGACAATAATAATGTTGCATCTTGGTCTAAACCTTTCGATGTTAATTTTTCCGATGTTAAAAGAGAAACTCCAGTTTATAACATCGAAAATGGTGAGTTCGAGGTTCCTAAAGCTTATAATCCTTTATCAGGGGTATTCCGCGTACGAGTTACTTCTTCAAATTCGTGCGATAAATATGAGATTAATAGCTATGTGGAGACCCTTGCGTTGTTAGACAAAGAAAATTGTTCGACGAGCAAAGAGACCACGATGTTTGAAAAAATATTATCCCTGTTTACGAGTTTGTGA